One window of [Limnothrix rosea] IAM M-220 genomic DNA carries:
- a CDS encoding PH domain-containing protein, whose amino-acid sequence MDQPLFFKAPWGAAVMVITVSTCILMIAVSMMLAWIGDRQNFVLLYLVALIPVLIVLITSFYSVRGYLVTNNRLQVARLGWFTTIPLNNLETVVYEPKAMAKSLRLFGDGGLFAFTGRFRNQALGNYRAYVTHLNKTVVLIFTDKTVVVSPQRPEEFVRMVTRAVAKQL is encoded by the coding sequence ATGGATCAACCTCTATTTTTTAAAGCACCTTGGGGTGCTGCTGTGATGGTGATTACGGTATCGACTTGTATTTTGATGATTGCAGTGTCGATGATGTTGGCTTGGATCGGCGATCGCCAAAATTTTGTACTGCTGTACCTAGTTGCGCTAATTCCAGTATTGATTGTGTTAATCACATCTTTTTATAGTGTGCGTGGCTATCTCGTTACCAATAACCGGTTGCAAGTTGCCCGTTTGGGTTGGTTCACCACTATTCCGCTTAATAATCTTGAAACAGTGGTTTATGAGCCGAAAGCAATGGCTAAATCCCTGCGACTATTCGGTGATGGTGGTTTGTTTGCCTTTACGGGCAGATTTCGCAATCAAGCTCTCGGAAATTATCGTGCCTATGTTACCCATTTAAATAAGACTGTTGTCCTAATTTTTACGGATAAAACTGTCGTTGTGTCGCCCCAACGCCCGGAGGAATTTGTGAGGATGGTGACTAGGGCTGTCGCAAAACAACTGTGA